In one window of Helianthus annuus cultivar XRQ/B chromosome 17, HanXRQr2.0-SUNRISE, whole genome shotgun sequence DNA:
- the LOC110920997 gene encoding probable aspartyl protease At4g16563, giving the protein MGMNSSIFFLTFIFAFIIFSTHSNPLIFPLTHTLSTSHFTTTHHLLKSTTTHSTTRFHHHHHNRRVSVALAPGTDYTMSFSLGSSPKQTVTVYMDTGSDTVWLPCQPFTCIMCEGKYDPKTTPLPHNLSTSASPVSCQSRACSFTHSGAKTSDLCASARCPLESIEMSECEKHSCPPFYYAYGDGSFVARLYKDSFEIPMSAPPALVVKNFTFGCAHEALGEPIGVAGFGRGALSLPTQLAQFSPHLGSQFSYCLVSHSFDTDRVRQPSPLILGRADSVGSGVDQNKEKRVDSADPEPDDFAYTNMLDNPKHPYYYYVGLDAVTVGNYRITAPENMKKIDRKGNGGMVVDSGTTYTMLPEKFYNMIVKEFGKRLKPGLKRAGSVEDRTGLSPCYYLDQQPKGVVVMVPQLVLHFGGNNSSVVMPRRNYFYEFMDGGDDDGVKRKVGCMMLMNGGYFPDSGGPAGLLGNYQQQGLEVVYDLWKKRVGFARRKCASLWDRVG; this is encoded by the coding sequence ATGGGCATGAATTCCTCAATATTCTTCTTAACCTTCATCTTTGCTTTCATTATTTTTTCAACCCATTCCAACCCTCTAATATTCCCACTCACCCACACCCTCTCAACCTCCCActtcaccaccacccaccacctccTCAAATCCACAACCACCCACTCCACCACCcgcttccaccaccaccaccacaaccgccGTGTCTCTGTCGCACTCGCACCCGGAACCGACTACACCATGTCCTTCTCACTCGGCTCATCCCCTAAACAAACAGTCACTGTCTACATGGACACCGGAAGCGACACCGTTTGGCTCCCATGTCAACCCTTCACTTGTATTATGTGTGAGGGTAAATACGACCCCAAAACGACGCCGTTGCCTCATAACTTATCCACCTCAGCTTCCCCCGTCTCGTGCCAGTCACGTGCATGCTCTTTTACCCATTCCGGCGCCAAAACCTCGGACTTATGCGCCTCCGCGCGCTGCCCTTTGGAGTCGATTGAAATGTCGGAGTGTGAAAAACATTCATGTCCTCCATTTTACTACGCTTACGGCGACGGCAGCTTCGTCGCTCGGCTCTACAAAGACAGCTTTGAAATCCCGATGTCGGCACCGCCGGCTTTGGTTGTTAAGAATTTCACATTCGGCTGCGCTCATGAAGCGCTTGGTGAGCCGATTGGCGTGGCTGGTTTCGGGCGCGGCGCGCTATCGTTACCGACTCAGCTGGCTCAGTTTTCTCCTCATCTCGGCTCGCAGTTTTCTTATTGTTTAGTTTCACATTCTTTTGATACCGACCGAGTCAGACAACCGAGTCCACTCATCTTAGGCCGAGCTGACTCGGTTGGCTCAGGTGTTGATCAAAACAAAGAGAAACGAGTTGACTCTGCTGACCCGGAACCGGATGACTTTGCTTACACTAATATGCTTGATAACCCAAAACATCCGTACTATTATTACGTGGGGTTAGACGCCGTTACCGTTGGTAATTACCGGATAACGGCGCCGGAGAATATGAAGAAGATTGACAGAAAAGGTAACGGCGGGATGGTGGTTGACTCGGGTACGACTTACACGATGTTACCGGAGAAGTTTTATAACATGATAGTAAAGGAGTTTGGGAAAAGGTTAAAACCGGGTTTGAAACGGGCTGGGTCGGTTGAGGATCGGACCGGGCTCAGCCCATGTTATTATTTGGATCAGCAGCCCAAAGGGGTGGTTGTTATGGTGCCGCAATTGGTGTTACATTTTGGGGGGAATAATTCGAGTGTGGTGATGCCCAGGAGGAATTATTTTTATGAGTTTATGGACGGTGGGGATGATGATGGGGTGAAAAGGAAGGTGGGGTGTATGATGTTGATGAACGGTGGGTATTTTCCGGATTCGGGTGGGCCGGCCGGGTTGTTGGGGAACTACCAGCAGCAAGGGTTGGAAGTGGTGTATGATTTGTGGaaaaaacgggtcgggtttgcGAGGAGGAAGTGTGCGTCTTTGTGGGATAGGGTGGGTTGA